In a single window of the Arachis hypogaea cultivar Tifrunner chromosome 6, arahy.Tifrunner.gnm2.J5K5, whole genome shotgun sequence genome:
- the LOC112697188 gene encoding transcription factor APG-like gives MMDIEEESVGVKKAGPTRGVKRSRSAEVHNLSERRRKDRINEKMRALQDLIPNCNKVYSFIFTFVMRVIAWLIVENIFFLIEDNEQMYCSRLDRNSLTGEVPTNLCKR, from the exons GATATTGAGGAAGAATCAGTGGGTGTTAAAAAGGCAGGTCCAACACGAGGTGTTAAGAGAAGTCGTTCAGCCGAAGTACATAATCTATCTGAAAGG AGGCGAAAAGACAGGATCAATGAGAAGATGCGTGCATTGCAAGATCTCATACCAAACTGCAATAAGGtttactctttcattttcactttTGTTATGCGGGTAATTGCATGGCTGATAGtggaaaatattttcttcttgatAGAAGATAATGAACAAATGTATTGTAG CCGGCTTGATAGAAATTCCCTGACAGGAGAGGTTCCTACAAATCTTtgtaagagatga
- the LOC112805831 gene encoding probable zinc transporter 8: protein MAITPMNSNLLYKIIIVISFLALTTCPVALAEECASNHQGACHNRSEALKYKIIAIFAILVTSMIGVTLPTLSRVVPAIHPDRDLFVLVKAFASGVILATGYMHVLPDSFNDLMSDCLPKNPWHKFPFTTFIAMFSAIFTLMVDSFSICFFKKRITASSSSTTTTTTDSSENIEVDGGCRKVNKELESLSHSHTHGHEIEHGNGNTKVVSAEQLLRYRVIAQVLELGIVVHSVVIGLSLGASDNPCTIRPLIAALCFHQLFEGMGLGGCILQAEYGMKMKCIMVFFFSVTTPFGIALGIALSKVYTDTSPTSLIVEGVLNAVSAGLLNYMALVELLATDFMGSKLQSRVKLQIYSYFFVLVGAGGMSVMAIWA, encoded by the exons ATGGCTATTACACCAATGAATTCAAACCTCCTCTACaagattattattgttatttccttCCTTGCACTCACAACTTGTCCGGTTGCCTTGGCTGAAGAATGTGCCTCGAACCACCAAGGAGCATGTCACAACCGGAGCGAGGCGCTCAAGTATAAGATAATAGCAATATTTGCAATTCTGGTGACAAGCATGATCGGCGTAACGCTGCCGACGCTCTCACGCGTTGTCCCGGCGATTCACCCAGACCGTGACCTTTTTGTATTAGTGAAGGCCTTTGCCTCCGGTGTCATCCTCGCCACGGGTTACATGCACGTATTGCCGGACTCATTCAATGACCTCATGTCGGACTGCTTGCCCAAAAATCCGTGGCACAAATTCCCATTTACTACATTCATCGCCATGTTTTCTGCTATTTTCACCCTCATGGTGGACTCTTTCTCCATCTGTTTCTTTAAAAAGAGAatcactgcttcttcttcttctactactactactactactgatTCTTCCGAAAACATTGAAGTTGATGGTGGTTGCCGCAAAGTGAATAAAGAATTGGAATCGCTTAGTCACAGTCACACTCACGGTCATGAGATTGAACATGGAAATGGAAACACGAAAGTTGTGAGTGCGGAACAGTTGCTACGCTATCGTGTTATCGCTCAG GTGTTGGAGTTAGGGATTGTGGTGCACTCAGTGGTGATTGGTTTGTCATTGGGAGCTTCAGATAATCCATGCACAATTAGGCCTCTCATTGCAGCACTTTGCTTCCATCAACTCTTTGAGGGAATGGGCTTAGGAGGCTGCATACTTCAG GCAGAGTATGGGATGAAGATGAAGTGCATTAtggtatttttcttttctgtgaCAACTCCATTTGGAATCGCATTGGGGATAGCTTTGTCAAAGGTGTACACTGACACAAGTCCAACTTCACTCATAGTTGaaggtgttttgaatgctgtgtCTGCAGGGCTTCTCAATTACATGGCATTGGTAGAGTTATTGGCCACTGATTTTATGGGTTCAAAGCTTCAAAGTAGAGTGAAGCTTCagatttattcatatttttttgttttggtcGGAGCAGGAGGCATGTCAGTCATGGCAATATGggcatag
- the LOC112697189 gene encoding uncharacterized protein, producing the protein MSKMKTIHSFFKRKERIYDEQNSASDSLSNVQNIIEQPVTQLVEQDIQPPASKIARTEIDQVNIDTLMRDPGKRPQIWNYPINQQDEIRRAYIKFGPYQFIMDEYPLSGLESHPRRFKAHWFKSFSWLEYSPEVDAAFCLPCYLFSRKSSPFTSGGFRNWKKVNNGKDCAFLSHVGKSLNSPHNIAVKSCKDLLNQLCHIDKVLAKQSSQQVLSNRLRLKASIDTVKWLTFQACAFRGHDESHESQNRGNFLEMLKLLASYNKEVDAIVLDNAPQNAIYTSPSIQKEILHVFARKVQNEIRNEIGNAKFCLIVDEARDESRREQMALVVRFVDKHEFVKERLIDVVHVKDTTSATLKQEICSALSHHNLNIQNVRGQGYDGASNMRGEWKGLQALIIQECPYAYYVHCFAHQLQLALVAAAKEVVDVHAFFQSLSNIINVVCSSCKRNDELRSAYATEISHLVATNQIETGRGANQIGTLKRSGDTRWSSHFNSICSLLRMFGATTSVLEDLATNGSTYSQRGDATYALKSLLSFDFVFILHMMKEIMGITDKLCQALQQKSQDILNAMHLVSSTKSLIQQLRDSSWGALLEKVSSFCNDHAIQIPDMGASFSDIIRSRRKKDVVTVEHHYRVDIFTSVIDFQLKELNSRFSEQATELLILSTSLDPKDAFKLFSELYHELNTYDYFEQDYQPKIKKIESLNVPLKDKDIESIKI; encoded by the exons atgtcaaagatgaaaacaattcactcatttttcaagagaaaagagagaatatatgatgaacaaaattcagcttcagattctttgagtaatgttcaaaatattattgaacaacCTGTGACACAACTTGTTGAGCAAGATATTCAACCCCCTGCTTCCAAAATAGCAAGGACTGAAATAGATCAAGTTAATATTGATACATTGATGCGTGATCCCGGAAAGCGTCCGCAAATTTGGAATTATCCTATCAATCAACAAGATGAAATCCGTAGAGCATACATAAAGTTTGGACCATATCAATTTATTATGGATGAGTACCCTCTTTCTGGTCTAGAAAGTCATCCTCGTCGTTTCAAAGCTCATTGGTTTAAGAGTTTTTCTTGGCTAGAATATTCGCCAGAAGTGGATGCTGCATTTTGTCTTCCATGCTATTTATTTTCTAGAAAATCAAGTCCATTCACATCAGGAGGATTTCGCAATtggaaaaaagtgaataatggaaaggATTGTGCATTTTTATCTCATGTGGGTAAATCTCTTAATTCTCCTCATAATATTGCTGTTAAGTCTTGTAAAGATTTGCTTAATCAATTATGTCACATTGACAAAGTATTGGCTAAGCAAAGCTCACAACAAGTTTTAAGCAATAGATTGCGTCTTAAAGCCTCTATTGATACTGTCAAATGGTTAACGTTTCAAGCTTGTGCTTTTAGGGGACATGACGAGAGTCATGAGTCTCAGAATCGAGGAAATTTTCttgaaatgttaaaattattagctTCTTACAATAAAGAAGTGGATGCAATTGTTTTGGATAATGCTCCTCAAAATGCAATATACACATCACCTTCTATTCAAAAGGAAATTCTACATGTTTTTGCTAGAAAGGTGCAAAATGAAATTCGCAATGAGATTGGTAATGCAAAgttttgtttgattgttgatgaaGCTAGAGATGAATCTAGAAGAGAACAAATGGCACTTGTTGTTAGATTTGTTGATAAGCATGAATTTGTCAAAGAAAGGCTAATAGATGTTGTTCATGTCAAAGATACTACTTCTGCTACTCTAAAACAAGAGATTTGTTCTGCATTATCTCATCACAATCTCAACATTCAAAATGTTCGAGGTCAAGGGTATGACGGAGCTAGTAATATGCGTGGAGAGTGGAAAGGGTTACAAGCTTTAATTATTCAAGAATGTCCTTATGCATATTATGTTCATTGCTTTGCTCATCAATTACAGCTAGCTCTTGTTGCTGCGGCTAAAGAAGTTGTTGATGTTCATGCTTTTTTCCAAAGTTTGAGTAATATTATCAATGTTGTGTGCTCTTCTTGCAAACGCAATGATGAATTACGATCTGCTTATGCAACTGAAATTTCCCATTTAGTTGCAACTAATCAAATTGaaacaggaagaggagcaaaTCAAATTGGCACATTAAAAAGATCAGGAGATACCAGGTGGAGCTCTCACTTCAACTCAATTTGTAGCCTTTTACGTATGTTTGGAGCAACAACTTCAGTTCTGGAAGATTTGGCTACTAATGGATCTACATATTCTCAACGTGGTGATGCTACTTATGCTCTTAAatctttattatcatttgattttgttttcattttgcatATGATGAAAGAAATCATGGGAATCACTGATAAACTTTGTCAAGCATTGCAACAAAAATCTCAAGACATTTTGAATGCTATGCATCTGGTTTCTAGTACAAAGTCATTGATTCAACAGTTAAGAGATAGTAGTTGGGGAGCACTTTTGGAGAAAGTTAGTTCTTTCTGCAATGATCATGCTATTCAGATACCTGATATGGGTGCTTCTTTTAGTGACATAATTCGGTCTCGTCGTAAAAAGGATGTTGTCACTGTTGAACACCATTATCGTGTTGACATTTTTACTAGCGTGATAGATTTTCAATTGAAAGAGCTAAATAGTAGATTTAGTGAGCAAGCAACCGAGCTCCTCATACTGAGTACATCTCTAGATCCTAAAGATGCTTTCAAGTTATTCAGT gaattataccatgaattaaatacttatgACTATTTTGAACAAGATTATCAACCAAAGATTAAGAAAATAGAGTCCTTAAATGTTCCTTTAAAAG ATAAGGATATCGAAAGCATCAAAATTTAA